AGCAAAGGAAAAATTGATTTTTTCTGGAAGTAATTCAATGACTGTTTTAAATATTTTAAAAATAATATATTGTAATTTATATTTCATTTATCTCACCCAAACTTTTCTTAAAATTCAAGAAATATTATACCATATGTGGGATGAAAAAAACAGTTAAATAAAAGTATTAGAAATTGTACCTTTCATTGATAAAAATACGAATACTATGATATAATTTTTATGAAAATATTAAGGAGGTAATTAAATATGAAAATAGGTATTATAGGTGCTATGCATGAGGAAGTTATTGAATTAAAAGAAATAATGAAAATAGAAAAGGAAGAAAAATTAGGAAATTTAACATTTTTCTGTGGAGAATTAAAAGGAAAAGATATAGTATTAGTTGAATGTGGAATAGGAAAGGTTAATGGTGCTATTTGTGCAACTTTAATGGCTAAATACTTCAATGTAGATAAGGTTTTATTCACAGGAGTAGCAGGAGGATTAAATCCAGATGTTAATATAGGAGATATTGTTGTTTCTACAGATGCAATAGAACATGACTTTGATACAACTGCTTTTGGAGATCCTATGGGGATCATACCTAGAATGGATACTTCTACATTTATTGCAGATAAAGAACTTATAGAAGTAGCAGTTTCAGCTGGAAATGCTATATTTGGGGAAGAAAAAATCTGGAAGGGTAGAGTATTAAGTGGAGATATATTTGTAGCTGATGGAGAAAAAATAAATTGGCTAAGAGAATTTTTTAATGGTGAATGTGTAGAAATGGAAGGAGCAGCAGTTGCTCATGTATGCCATGTTTTCCAAAAGCCATTCTTAATAATAAGATCAATTTCTGATAAGGCAAATAGTGAAGCAAATGTTGTATTTTCTGAATTTGTAAAATTAGCTGCAGCAAATTCAAAAAAATTAATTGAAGGAATATTAGAAAGACTATAATAGAAGTAGGAGGGTAGTTATGGAGATGGAGAAATTATTAAATGAACTATATTCTCACTCTTTAACAAATATAAAATTAGGACTTGAAAACATAAAAAATCTATGTGAAAAGTTAGGAAATCCACAAAATGATTATAGAGTGATTCATGTGGGTGGTACTAATGGGAAAGGTTCTACCTCAACAACAATTGAAAAGGTTCTTTTGGAAAATGGATATAAGGTGGGGAAGTATACTTCCCCACATATTTTAAAATTCAATGAAAGAATACAGGTTTCAGGAGTTGAAATAAGTGATGAAGAAGTTGCAAAATATTATTATATGGTTAAGGAGATAATGGCTAAATATAATATAGGAGCAACTTTTTTTGAAATTACAACGGCTATGATGTTTAAATATTTTTCTGATAAAAAAGTTGATTTTGCAGTTGTTGAAGTTGGA
This genomic stretch from Cetobacterium ceti harbors:
- a CDS encoding 5'-methylthioadenosine/adenosylhomocysteine nucleosidase, producing the protein MKIGIIGAMHEEVIELKEIMKIEKEEKLGNLTFFCGELKGKDIVLVECGIGKVNGAICATLMAKYFNVDKVLFTGVAGGLNPDVNIGDIVVSTDAIEHDFDTTAFGDPMGIIPRMDTSTFIADKELIEVAVSAGNAIFGEEKIWKGRVLSGDIFVADGEKINWLREFFNGECVEMEGAAVAHVCHVFQKPFLIIRSISDKANSEANVVFSEFVKLAAANSKKLIEGILERL